The nucleotide sequence CTGGTAGGTCGCCTCGAGCGTCGTCTCGCGCGTGCGCACGCCGTACGGGCCGGTCGCGAACGTCCGCGCGCTCTGGTCGAGGTCGGTCACGTGGTTGCCGACCTGGATGTACGTGACGCCGAGGCCGACGCTGTCGTTGTCGCGGCCTGCGAACGGCGCCTTCAGCACGATCCCCGCGTTGGCGGAGAAGCTCACCAGGTTGCGGTCGCCCGGCGCGCCCATCACGCGCGCAAACACGCCGAGGCTGCGCGGGCCGGTCGGGTCGGGGCGCCAGATCATCTGGTCGGCCACCGCGTAGAAGCTGTAGTTGCCGTGACGCTGCTGCGCGTCACCGTTCGACGCGGGATCCGCGAGCGACAGCCCGTCGGTGCCGACGTTCTGGTCCGCGAAGCGGCCGTTGTGATACCAGACGCCGATCTTGTAGGTACCCGGCAGCCCGTTCGAGCGGCCGGTGTCCATTTCGCCGTCGGACGGCTGATTCAGCGCGTACTGCAACTCGCCGATATAGAGCGCGCCGTTGTGCAGGTTGAAGTTGGTGCCGCTCAGGTTGCTCGGGTTGTTGCCGAGCGGATCGCCGTCGAACACGCCCGCGAGCGCGGTGAGTTTCGGCGTGATCTGCGCGCGTACGCGCACGCCGAGGCCCGCGAGCGGATACGCGGGGCCGCCGTTCGGCAGGTCGTAGGACGGCAGCGCGGGCCAGCCGAACATCGTGTTGACGAACGTGTTCGCATACGTGCTGACCATGAATTCCTGGTCCAGGCTCTGCTGGCCGATCTTCACGTCGACGCGCTTGTCGAGGAACGACTGCTGGTACCACAGCTCCCACAGGCGCGTCGTGCCCTGCGCCTCGATGCCGCTCGCGGTGTTGAGCGTGCCGAGGTTTCTCGTGCTGAGGTTGGTGCCGTGGATCTGCAGCGCGCTGACGTTGAACGTGCCGCCCGGCAGGCCGATCGCCTTCTGCGTGTCGACCGTCAGGGTGGCCGTCGTCAGCCCGTCGTAGGCGCCGCCGCGGTTCAGGCCGCCGCGCAGGTTCGCGAGGTACTCGCTGGTTTCGGTGATCTGCAGCGTCGCACCGTACTTGCCGAGCCACGGGCGGATGCCGCCCATGTCGCCGAGCAGGCTCTGGCGCGTCCAGATGCCGGTCCACATGTTGGTCGGCT is from Burkholderia sp. HI2500 and encodes:
- a CDS encoding carbohydrate porin is translated as MKFASFQGDSARARMRPAACAAILACASLASGAAFADVPVDAQPEAPEADLAIQAKPTNMWTGIWTRQSLLGDMGGIRPWLGKYGATLQITETSEYLANLRGGLNRGGAYDGLTTATLTVDTQKAIGLPGGTFNVSALQIHGTNLSTRNLGTLNTASGIEAQGTTRLWELWYQQSFLDKRVDVKIGQQSLDQEFMVSTYANTFVNTMFGWPALPSYDLPNGGPAYPLAGLGVRVRAQITPKLTALAGVFDGDPLGNNPSNLSGTNFNLHNGALYIGELQYALNQPSDGEMDTGRSNGLPGTYKIGVWYHNGRFADQNVGTDGLSLADPASNGDAQQRHGNYSFYAVADQMIWRPDPTGPRSLGVFARVMGAPGDRNLVSFSANAGIVLKAPFAGRDNDSVGLGVTYIQVGNHVTDLDQSARTFATGPYGVRTRETTLEATYQYQVNPWWIVQADAQYTFNAGAGQNPSDATQPLRNTFVLGARTTITF